From a single Vibrio toranzoniae genomic region:
- the dprA gene encoding DNA-processing protein DprA: protein MNEQQLSAWLTLSFIPQLGGKRLSRLLSIDSPSNIVDYSSQQLQAIGLSAKQISYLREQAPREVEACLVWQAKQTNHRIITPNCSNYPKLLNEIASAPSVLFVKGHVEKLIEPQIAMVGSRNASLEGLQTAKSFAKEFVQNGLIVTSGLALGIDGYAHDGALDKGGETFAVLGSGLDSIYPARHRNLADRICESGALISEFRPNAKPRPEHFPRRNRIISGMSLGTLVVEAAEKSGSLITARYAMEQGREVFALPGSIHSPTSRGGNSLIKAGACLVQSAQDVLIEIKSLLDWSIDQQPSLFEPTPNEGENEQLPFPQLLANVGLEATPVDILAQRTHIPVHEVMMQLLDLELSGHVVAVSGGYIRKGRG from the coding sequence GTGAATGAGCAACAACTGAGCGCTTGGCTAACTCTGAGTTTTATTCCTCAATTGGGTGGCAAGCGCCTTTCTCGTCTGCTGAGTATTGACTCTCCTTCTAATATTGTTGACTACTCAAGTCAGCAGCTGCAAGCGATTGGCTTGTCAGCTAAGCAAATCTCCTATTTAAGAGAGCAAGCCCCAAGAGAAGTGGAGGCTTGCTTAGTATGGCAAGCAAAACAAACTAACCATCGCATCATTACTCCTAACTGCTCGAATTATCCCAAACTGCTGAATGAGATCGCCTCTGCGCCAAGCGTGCTTTTCGTTAAAGGTCATGTTGAAAAACTGATTGAGCCTCAAATTGCGATGGTCGGCAGTCGTAATGCCAGCCTCGAAGGGTTGCAAACCGCGAAGTCCTTTGCCAAAGAGTTCGTCCAAAACGGTTTGATTGTCACCAGTGGCCTAGCGCTCGGTATTGACGGCTATGCTCATGATGGTGCTTTGGACAAAGGTGGGGAAACCTTTGCAGTGTTGGGTTCTGGCCTGGACTCCATTTATCCAGCACGACACCGAAACCTAGCAGATAGAATTTGTGAGAGTGGCGCACTGATCTCAGAGTTTCGCCCAAACGCAAAACCACGACCTGAACATTTCCCTCGGCGTAACCGTATTATTAGTGGGATGTCTTTAGGGACGTTAGTTGTTGAGGCGGCTGAGAAAAGCGGTTCTTTGATTACGGCTCGTTATGCCATGGAGCAAGGCCGAGAGGTGTTTGCGCTTCCTGGCTCAATTCATAGCCCAACCAGCCGCGGAGGTAACAGTCTCATCAAAGCTGGAGCATGTTTGGTACAGAGTGCTCAAGATGTTCTGATTGAAATAAAGAGTCTGTTAGACTGGTCCATTGATCAGCAGCCCAGTTTGTTCGAACCTACGCCGAATGAGGGTGAAAATGAACAATTGCCATTTCCACAGCTGTTAGCTAACGTAGGGTTAGAAGCGACACCCGTTGATATTTTGGCACAGAGAACCCATATACCTGTGCATGAGGTCATGATGCAGCTTTTAGATCTTGAGCTCTCAGGGCATGTTGTTGCAGTTTCCGGTGGCTATATTCGAAAGGGGAGAGGCTAG
- a CDS encoding LysM peptidoglycan-binding domain-containing protein, translating to MRHFLPTFSLICASFSFAATAENSEQPLTIKQGAPEAYVVVKGDTLWDISAMYLDSPWLWPRLWQVNPEIENPHLIYPGDKLSLVWINGEPVLSLKPVIKLSPKIRVSEKKAVPTVNEGLVLPYLQSDRLVDRQDIESAQRVLGTSDGKRFLSGEDRLFISGNQQHQKWAIYRSVETYQRQQPQTSMTSLRLVATARLKEVDAEYSSLQIETQLQEVLLNDLVLPELGVDQMKLSTTFYPAPSSAGQFANILGSLEGNQYSAKNQVVVINKGSKDNLRQGTMFTLSESGAMVFGKQGEYSYKESVASNKVQLPSTSLGSLMVIRPYEYFSLALITQSTKPVSNEILAVSPLDLAVAEEGYSQEVNIAE from the coding sequence ATGCGTCATTTTTTACCCACTTTTTCTCTTATTTGTGCTTCGTTTTCGTTCGCCGCTACGGCTGAAAATAGTGAGCAACCTTTAACCATCAAACAAGGTGCACCCGAAGCGTATGTCGTAGTTAAAGGCGATACCTTATGGGATATCTCTGCGATGTATCTCGATAGCCCATGGTTGTGGCCAAGGCTATGGCAGGTAAACCCAGAGATAGAAAACCCACACCTCATTTATCCCGGAGATAAATTGTCTTTGGTTTGGATTAATGGCGAGCCTGTTTTAAGCCTAAAACCTGTCATTAAGCTTAGCCCTAAGATTCGAGTTTCAGAAAAGAAAGCGGTACCTACCGTCAATGAGGGACTGGTACTGCCGTATTTACAGTCTGATCGCTTGGTCGATCGGCAAGATATCGAATCGGCTCAACGAGTTCTAGGGACCAGTGATGGCAAGCGATTCCTGTCTGGTGAAGATAGGTTGTTCATCTCGGGGAACCAGCAACATCAAAAATGGGCTATCTACCGTTCTGTCGAAACGTACCAACGGCAACAACCTCAAACGAGTATGACCTCTTTGCGTTTGGTTGCTACGGCGCGTTTGAAAGAGGTGGATGCTGAATATAGTAGCTTGCAGATAGAGACGCAGCTACAAGAGGTGTTGCTTAATGATCTTGTTCTGCCTGAGCTTGGTGTTGATCAAATGAAGCTTTCAACTACGTTTTATCCTGCGCCTAGTTCTGCGGGTCAGTTTGCCAATATTTTAGGCTCGTTAGAGGGGAATCAATACAGCGCTAAGAATCAGGTCGTCGTTATTAATAAAGGCTCAAAGGATAACCTTCGTCAGGGAACTATGTTTACCCTCAGCGAAAGCGGAGCGATGGTGTTTGGTAAGCAAGGTGAATACAGCTATAAGGAGTCTGTTGCAAGTAACAAAGTGCAGTTGCCAAGTACCTCGCTCGGTAGTTTGATGGTCATTCGCCCTTATGAGTATTTTAGTCTAGCCTTGATCACTCAGAGCACGAAACCAGTTAGCAATGAGATTCTAGCGGTATCCCCTTTGGATCTTGCTGTGGCTGAAGAGGGTTATTCTCAAGAGGTTAATATTGCCGAGTGA
- the def gene encoding peptide deformylase codes for MSVLQVLTLPDDRLRTVAKPVKEVTPEIQKFVDDMIETMYDEEGIGLAATQVDFHQRIVVIDISETRDEPMVLINPEITDKRGEDGIEEGCLSVPGARALVPRAAEVTVKALDREGNEFTFDADDLLAICVQHELDHLEGKLFVDYLSPLKRKRIQDKLAKIKRFNEKQG; via the coding sequence ATGTCTGTATTACAAGTATTAACATTACCAGATGATCGTCTACGTACCGTGGCGAAACCGGTAAAAGAAGTAACCCCAGAGATTCAAAAGTTCGTTGATGACATGATTGAAACCATGTACGACGAAGAAGGCATCGGCCTTGCGGCAACGCAAGTAGATTTCCACCAGCGCATCGTTGTTATCGATATTTCAGAAACACGTGACGAGCCTATGGTTCTGATCAACCCTGAAATTACCGACAAACGTGGCGAAGATGGCATCGAAGAAGGCTGTCTATCAGTACCCGGCGCACGAGCTCTAGTACCTCGCGCAGCAGAAGTAACGGTTAAAGCATTAGACCGTGAAGGCAATGAATTCACATTCGACGCTGACGACCTTCTGGCTATTTGTGTTCAACACGAGCTTGACCACCTAGAAGGCAAGTTGTTTGTTGATTACCTATCACCACTAAAACGTAAACGAATTCAAGATAAGCTAGCGAAAATTAAGCGTTTCAACGAGAAACAAGGTTAA
- the fmt gene encoding methionyl-tRNA formyltransferase, translating to MSQSLRIVFAGTPDFAARHLAALLSSEHEVIAVYTQPDRPAGRGKKLTASPVKNIALENNIPVYQPENFKSDEAKQELADLNADIMVVVAYGLLLPQAVLDTPRLGCINVHGSILPRWRGAAPIQRSIWAGDKETGVTIMQMDIGLDTGDMLSIATLPIEATDTSASMYEKLAGLGPDALVECLSDIASGKAVAEKQNDKLANYAKKLSKEEAKIDWNDSAEHIERCVRAFNPWPMSHFAIVDSSSNDEKSIKVWQTRVDQESTSAQPGSIIKADKTGIYVATGDKVLVLEQLQVPGKKAMSVQDILNSRASWFEVGTQLS from the coding sequence TTGAGTCAATCTTTAAGAATTGTCTTCGCAGGTACTCCGGATTTCGCCGCCCGTCATTTGGCGGCGTTGTTGTCTTCGGAGCATGAAGTTATTGCTGTTTACACACAGCCCGATCGTCCAGCAGGCCGCGGTAAAAAACTGACGGCGAGCCCAGTAAAAAACATCGCACTTGAAAACAATATTCCGGTCTACCAACCAGAAAATTTCAAGTCAGATGAAGCGAAGCAAGAGCTAGCAGATTTGAATGCTGACATCATGGTTGTTGTCGCTTACGGCTTGCTTCTTCCACAAGCTGTATTAGATACGCCTCGCTTGGGTTGTATCAATGTGCATGGTTCAATCCTGCCACGCTGGCGTGGTGCTGCTCCGATTCAACGCTCTATCTGGGCGGGTGATAAAGAGACTGGCGTAACGATCATGCAGATGGATATCGGCCTAGACACGGGGGATATGCTAAGCATCGCAACGCTGCCAATCGAAGCGACAGATACTAGCGCGTCAATGTACGAAAAGTTAGCTGGCCTTGGCCCTGATGCGCTTGTTGAGTGTTTGTCTGACATCGCGTCTGGTAAAGCCGTTGCTGAGAAGCAAAACGATAAGCTTGCTAACTACGCGAAGAAACTAAGTAAAGAAGAAGCTAAAATTGATTGGAATGACAGTGCAGAACACATCGAACGTTGTGTGCGCGCTTTCAACCCGTGGCCAATGAGTCACTTTGCGATTGTTGATAGCAGCTCTAATGATGAAAAAAGCATTAAAGTTTGGCAGACACGTGTTGATCAAGAATCAACATCTGCGCAACCTGGCTCAATCATCAAAGCAGATAAGACTGGTATCTACGTTGCGACTGGCGACAAAGTATTGGTATTGGAACAACTACAAGTTCCAGGCAAAAAAGCCATGTCAGTTCAAGACATCTTGAACTCACGTGCAAGCTGGTTTGAAGTTGGTACTCAACTTTCTTAA
- the rsmB gene encoding 16S rRNA (cytosine(967)-C(5))-methyltransferase RsmB, with the protein MNVRAAAANVLFQVVDKGHSLSHALPAAQKTIRPRDHALLQEICYGALRYLPRLESIANELMENSLKGKKRVFHHLILVGIYQLGFMRIPSHAAVAETVEATKTLRGPSLSGLINAVLRSYLRDQEELDEKAISHNAGKYSHPSWILKMLQESYPEQWEQLIEANNSKAPMWLRVNRQHHTRDEYAELLKNENIEYTLHPEAADAIKLAAPCDVTLLPGFDRGWVSVQDAAAQLSVDFLTPKDGELILDCCAAPGGKTAHILEHTQDTEVVAIDSDIKRLDRVYDNLERLQLRADVICGDARYPEEWWTGSQFDRILLDAPCSATGVIRRHPDIKWLRRASDIDALAELQSEILDAMWRQLKEGGTMVYATCSITPQENVLQVKAFLERTENATLVGSDIENPGRQILPGEEDMDGFYYAVLVKQA; encoded by the coding sequence ATGAATGTTCGCGCTGCTGCTGCAAATGTCCTATTCCAAGTTGTCGATAAAGGCCACTCTCTTTCACACGCTCTCCCTGCGGCTCAAAAAACGATCCGTCCGCGAGACCATGCTCTACTGCAAGAGATTTGCTACGGCGCACTTCGTTACCTGCCTCGCTTAGAGTCAATCGCTAACGAACTGATGGAAAACTCGCTCAAAGGTAAAAAGCGCGTCTTCCATCACCTGATCTTAGTCGGCATTTATCAGTTAGGCTTTATGCGCATTCCTTCGCATGCCGCCGTTGCTGAAACCGTGGAAGCAACCAAAACACTACGCGGCCCAAGCCTAAGTGGTTTGATCAATGCAGTACTACGTAGCTACCTACGCGATCAAGAAGAGCTAGACGAGAAAGCCATTAGCCACAATGCGGGCAAATACAGTCATCCAAGCTGGATCCTAAAAATGCTTCAAGAAAGCTACCCAGAACAGTGGGAGCAATTAATTGAAGCAAACAACAGCAAGGCGCCAATGTGGCTGCGCGTAAACCGCCAACACCACACTCGTGACGAGTATGCAGAACTGCTTAAAAACGAAAACATTGAATACACATTGCACCCTGAAGCAGCCGATGCCATAAAATTAGCTGCACCTTGTGATGTTACTTTGCTTCCTGGCTTCGACAGAGGCTGGGTATCAGTACAAGACGCTGCAGCTCAGCTTTCCGTTGATTTCCTAACACCAAAAGATGGTGAGCTAATCCTTGATTGCTGTGCAGCACCTGGTGGTAAAACGGCACACATTCTTGAACATACTCAAGACACTGAAGTGGTTGCGATTGACAGTGATATTAAACGCCTAGATCGCGTTTACGATAACCTTGAACGCCTACAACTGCGTGCCGACGTCATCTGTGGTGATGCTCGCTACCCTGAAGAATGGTGGACGGGCAGTCAGTTTGACCGCATCCTACTTGATGCTCCATGTTCAGCGACGGGGGTAATTCGCCGTCACCCTGACATCAAGTGGCTACGTCGTGCCTCTGATATTGATGCGCTAGCGGAACTGCAAAGTGAGATTTTGGATGCAATGTGGCGCCAGCTCAAAGAAGGCGGCACCATGGTTTATGCGACATGTTCTATCACGCCGCAAGAAAACGTGCTGCAAGTGAAAGCATTCTTAGAGCGTACCGAGAACGCAACGCTGGTTGGCTCTGACATCGAAAACCCGGGTCGTCAAATACTGCCTGGAGAAGAAGATATGGATGGCTTCTACTACGCAGTTCTAGTAAAACAGGCATAA
- the trkA gene encoding Trk system potassium transporter TrkA — MKIIILGAGQVGGTLAENLVGENNDITIVDRNANRLRELQDKYDLRVVNGYASHPRTLREAGAQDADMLVAVTNMDETNMAACQVAFSLFNTPNRIARIRSPQYLEEKEALFKSGAIPVDHLIAPEELVTSYIERLIQYPGALQVVSFAEQKVSLVAVKAYYGGPLVGNALSALREHMPHIDTRVAAIFRQGRPIRPQGTTIIEADDEVFFVAASNHIRSVMSELQRLEKPYRRIMIVGGGNIGASLAKRLEQSYSIKLIERSPTRAEKLSEELENTIVFCGDAADQELLTEENIDQVDVFIALTNEDETNIMSAMLAKRMGAKKVMVLIQRGAYVDLVQGGVIDIAISPQQATISALLTHVRRADIVNVSSLRRGAAEAIEAIAHGDETTSKVVGRAIGDIKLPPGTTIGAIVRGEEVLIAHDRTVIEQDDHVVMFLVDKKYVPDVESLFQPSPFFL, encoded by the coding sequence ATGAAGATCATTATCCTAGGTGCTGGACAAGTTGGCGGTACCCTTGCTGAAAACCTAGTTGGCGAAAACAACGACATCACCATTGTCGATCGTAACGCTAACCGACTACGTGAACTTCAGGATAAATACGACCTTCGGGTTGTAAACGGTTATGCCAGCCACCCAAGAACATTACGTGAAGCGGGTGCGCAAGATGCCGACATGTTGGTTGCGGTGACCAACATGGATGAAACCAACATGGCAGCATGTCAGGTTGCCTTCTCTCTTTTCAACACGCCAAATCGTATTGCCCGTATCCGCTCTCCACAATATTTAGAAGAAAAAGAAGCACTCTTCAAATCAGGAGCCATTCCGGTCGATCACTTAATTGCCCCTGAAGAACTGGTCACCAGCTACATTGAGCGTTTAATTCAATACCCAGGTGCACTGCAAGTGGTGAGCTTTGCAGAGCAGAAGGTGAGCCTAGTGGCGGTAAAAGCTTACTACGGTGGCCCACTGGTCGGTAATGCACTTTCTGCTTTACGTGAGCACATGCCGCACATCGATACTCGTGTTGCCGCTATTTTCCGTCAAGGTCGCCCTATTCGCCCACAAGGCACCACCATCATCGAAGCCGATGATGAAGTTTTCTTCGTCGCGGCAAGTAATCATATTCGCTCAGTAATGAGTGAACTACAGCGCCTAGAAAAGCCTTACCGCCGCATCATGATTGTCGGTGGTGGTAACATTGGCGCAAGTTTGGCAAAACGCCTTGAGCAAAGCTACAGCATCAAACTGATAGAACGCAGTCCCACACGAGCGGAGAAGCTATCTGAAGAATTAGAAAACACCATTGTATTCTGTGGTGATGCAGCAGACCAAGAACTACTGACAGAAGAAAACATCGATCAAGTGGATGTGTTCATAGCCCTAACCAATGAAGACGAAACCAACATCATGTCCGCGATGTTGGCCAAGCGCATGGGCGCCAAGAAAGTAATGGTACTGATTCAGCGTGGTGCTTACGTCGACCTTGTTCAGGGTGGTGTGATTGATATTGCTATCTCTCCACAACAAGCGACCATTTCTGCACTGCTTACTCACGTTCGTCGTGCTGATATTGTAAACGTATCCTCTCTACGTCGCGGCGCTGCTGAAGCTATCGAAGCCATTGCTCACGGTGACGAAACCACATCTAAAGTGGTTGGCCGAGCGATTGGCGATATCAAACTACCACCAGGTACCACCATTGGTGCGATTGTTCGCGGAGAAGAGGTACTTATCGCGCACGATAGAACCGTCATCGAACAAGATGACCACGTAGTAATGTTCCTAGTCGACAAGAAGTACGTGCCTGATGTTGAGTCTCTTTTCCAACCAAGTCCTTTCTTCTTGTAA
- a CDS encoding TrkH family potassium uptake protein — protein sequence MVNFRPILLVIGLVLSKLALFMYIPTLVAFFTGTGGFLEFGQSVVITHIVAFICLSLGRSAKFRLGVRDMFLITSLVWTIASAFAALPFVFINHISFTDAYFETMSGITTTGSTVLSGLDSMAPSILLWRSILQWLGGIGFIVMAVAVLPMLNVGGMRLFQTESSDWSDKSSPRAKTVAKNIVVVYLVLTGLCLVSYLFAGMSVFDAINHAFTTLSTGGYSTSDGSMNHFSNSAHWVGTAFMFLGGLPFLLFVSALRGRKLSLLYKDAQVRGFTYLFLVTSAVISTWLVMRDGYSVVDALRVSMFNIVSVVTTTGFGLEDFTAWGALPTTLFAFLMMAGACSGSTSGGIKIFRFQIAMTMLHKQMMKLIHPSGVFVQRYNQRPVSDDIVRSLVAFGLMFFITIILIAGGLSAMGLDPITSISGAITAVANVGPGMGSVIGPTGNFAPLPDAAKWLLSFGMLMGRLEILTLIVLFFPAFWRR from the coding sequence ATGGTCAACTTTCGTCCAATATTATTAGTGATAGGGTTAGTATTATCAAAGCTCGCCCTTTTCATGTACATCCCCACATTGGTTGCCTTTTTTACTGGCACCGGTGGTTTTCTCGAGTTTGGTCAATCAGTAGTGATCACGCACATCGTAGCGTTCATCTGCTTGAGTTTAGGCCGTTCCGCTAAGTTCCGACTTGGGGTGCGGGACATGTTTTTGATCACCTCACTGGTCTGGACCATTGCCAGCGCCTTCGCTGCACTGCCTTTTGTATTCATTAACCACATCAGCTTCACCGACGCCTACTTTGAGACCATGTCGGGTATCACCACGACAGGCTCAACCGTATTAAGCGGCTTAGACAGCATGGCACCAAGCATTCTATTGTGGCGTTCAATACTGCAATGGTTAGGTGGCATCGGCTTCATCGTTATGGCGGTAGCGGTTCTACCAATGCTCAATGTCGGTGGTATGCGTCTGTTCCAAACCGAATCATCTGATTGGTCAGATAAAAGTAGCCCACGAGCAAAAACGGTCGCCAAGAATATCGTGGTGGTTTATCTGGTGTTAACAGGCTTGTGCTTAGTGAGCTACTTGTTTGCTGGCATGAGCGTCTTTGATGCCATCAATCACGCTTTCACAACGCTCTCGACGGGGGGGTACTCAACCTCAGACGGCTCAATGAATCACTTCTCGAACAGCGCACATTGGGTCGGAACTGCGTTCATGTTCCTTGGCGGCCTGCCGTTCTTACTGTTTGTCAGTGCACTTCGCGGCCGAAAGCTCTCACTACTCTACAAAGACGCGCAAGTCAGAGGTTTCACTTACCTATTCTTAGTCACCAGTGCGGTGATCTCCACATGGTTGGTGATGAGAGATGGATATAGCGTGGTGGATGCTCTGCGTGTCTCAATGTTCAACATCGTGTCAGTCGTCACCACAACTGGATTTGGCTTAGAAGACTTCACCGCATGGGGCGCACTACCAACCACTTTATTTGCCTTCCTGATGATGGCGGGTGCTTGTTCAGGCTCAACCTCAGGTGGTATTAAAATCTTCCGCTTCCAGATCGCGATGACTATGCTTCACAAACAAATGATGAAGCTGATTCATCCGTCAGGGGTATTTGTTCAACGCTACAACCAACGCCCAGTCAGTGACGACATCGTTCGTTCTTTAGTGGCATTTGGTTTAATGTTTTTTATTACAATTATCTTAATCGCTGGTGGTTTGAGTGCGATGGGATTAGACCCAATCACCAGTATCTCAGGCGCTATTACTGCGGTTGCTAACGTTGGCCCGGGCATGGGTAGCGTAATTGGCCCGACAGGTAATTTTGCTCCACTGCCAGACGCCGCTAAGTGGCTATTAAGTTTTGGTATGTTAATGGGTAGACTTGAGATACTCACGCTGATCGTTCTATTCTTCCCTGCCTTCTGGCGACGCTAA
- a CDS encoding DUF3157 family protein, with protein MKSYVLLAGTLLANSVFVSAAFADQMVTLPDGKQVLLKDDFTWQYVAPKQTESAATTSEIAMPVAAAPIVAVPVATNTRGTTIVVNSKKPSLQLSQSGVDVVLGASRYEDGELIIPTAITNQGTQAIILVSLNISVFTVKGELLAEEEVAVWKSIKRMADTYLRPKTGEEGKLIKLDLEQHPEYQIKAEITEVLAR; from the coding sequence ATGAAATCATACGTACTTCTCGCTGGCACATTGCTCGCAAATTCAGTATTCGTAAGTGCTGCCTTTGCTGATCAAATGGTCACACTGCCTGATGGCAAACAAGTGTTACTCAAAGATGATTTTACTTGGCAATATGTGGCACCGAAGCAAACGGAATCAGCAGCGACAACATCAGAGATCGCCATGCCCGTTGCAGCAGCACCTATCGTAGCCGTCCCGGTAGCGACGAATACGCGTGGCACAACGATTGTGGTTAATAGTAAAAAGCCAAGCTTACAGCTATCTCAATCAGGAGTGGATGTTGTACTGGGTGCAAGTCGCTATGAAGATGGTGAGCTTATCATTCCAACAGCCATCACCAACCAAGGCACTCAAGCTATCATTTTGGTATCACTTAACATCAGCGTATTTACTGTAAAAGGTGAGTTATTGGCAGAAGAAGAAGTTGCAGTGTGGAAATCAATCAAACGAATGGCCGACACATATTTGCGACCAAAGACAGGTGAAGAAGGCAAGCTAATCAAGCTCGACTTAGAGCAACACCCCGAATATCAGATCAAAGCTGAAATTACTGAAGTACTGGCTCGCTAA
- the trhA gene encoding PAQR family membrane homeostasis protein TrhA, whose product MSASSVSEYCDIEERANAITHGLGVVLGVVGLILLLIRALDHQADMLTIASMAVYGSSILLLFLASTLYHSITTEKTKRLLKTLDHCAIYLLIAGSYTPFLLVSLRTPLAMGLMAVIWGIALVGIIMKIAFVYRFKRFSLMTYLAMGWLSLVVVYQLAMNIEMGGLVLLALGGVIYSLGVIFYVAKRIPYNHAIWHLFVLAGCACHFFAIYLYVTPV is encoded by the coding sequence ATGTCTGCATCATCGGTGAGCGAATACTGTGACATCGAAGAACGTGCCAATGCAATAACCCATGGCTTGGGGGTTGTGCTCGGTGTGGTTGGTTTAATCCTGTTACTGATTCGTGCACTTGATCATCAAGCCGATATGCTGACTATTGCGAGCATGGCGGTATATGGCAGCAGTATTCTCCTTCTCTTTCTCGCTTCCACGCTTTATCACTCGATCACCACAGAAAAGACTAAGCGCCTGCTGAAAACTCTCGATCACTGTGCGATCTACTTGCTGATCGCGGGTAGTTACACGCCATTTTTATTGGTGAGCTTGAGAACACCTTTAGCAATGGGGTTGATGGCTGTTATTTGGGGTATCGCGCTGGTGGGCATCATTATGAAGATTGCCTTCGTCTACCGATTTAAGCGTTTTTCATTGATGACTTACTTGGCGATGGGTTGGTTGTCATTGGTTGTGGTCTATCAACTGGCGATGAATATCGAGATGGGTGGTTTGGTGCTATTAGCGCTCGGTGGTGTGATTTATTCGCTGGGCGTGATTTTCTATGTGGCCAAACGCATCCCTTACAACCATGCCATTTGGCACTTGTTTGTATTGGCGGGTTGCGCTTGCCATTTCTTCGCTATCTATTTGTACGTGACTCCGGTTTAG
- a CDS encoding sporulation protein: protein MSFLKKTFASFGIGSAKVDSVLQQEVLYPGQKASIIVYVYGGAQPQEIDNIDLNLCCRYVTEVAMNSQKQEGGQTRRMHQTYSLAKWSLPYAFVIQPGETRNFECEFYVPLNTPVTIGDSKVWLETGLDIAMAIDPSDKDTLTVRPDALLDGIFNELEAQGLRIRQVECEAVEGFELPFVQEFEFVPTTGPYHGRWRELEVVAHRDETELSLWFEIDRNRDGAKGMLASLLGVGQLQRQLSVPLDTSPEDAGKMVIEYLENTS from the coding sequence ATGTCGTTCTTAAAGAAAACGTTCGCAAGTTTTGGTATTGGGTCTGCCAAGGTCGATTCTGTATTGCAGCAAGAAGTGCTTTATCCAGGGCAAAAGGCGAGCATTATTGTGTATGTGTATGGTGGCGCTCAGCCACAAGAGATAGACAACATTGATCTCAACCTGTGCTGCCGTTACGTCACAGAAGTTGCCATGAACTCGCAAAAGCAAGAGGGCGGTCAAACACGCCGAATGCACCAGACATACTCGTTGGCCAAATGGAGCCTGCCGTATGCCTTTGTTATTCAACCGGGCGAGACCCGTAATTTTGAGTGTGAGTTTTATGTCCCGCTTAATACACCCGTCACTATTGGTGATTCCAAGGTGTGGCTTGAAACCGGGTTAGACATTGCGATGGCGATTGACCCATCGGATAAGGATACTCTAACGGTTCGCCCTGATGCGCTACTTGATGGTATTTTTAATGAACTTGAAGCCCAAGGACTACGTATTCGCCAAGTTGAATGTGAAGCGGTGGAGGGTTTTGAACTGCCGTTTGTACAAGAATTCGAGTTTGTTCCGACGACTGGCCCTTACCATGGCCGTTGGCGTGAATTAGAGGTTGTTGCCCATCGTGATGAGACAGAACTTAGTTTGTGGTTTGAGATAGACCGCAATCGAGATGGTGCAAAAGGGATGTTGGCGAGTTTATTAGGGGTTGGTCAGCTACAGCGTCAATTGAGTGTGCCATTGGATACCTCTCCAGAGGACGCTGGTAAGATGGTGATTGAGTATTTAGAAAACACTTCTTAG
- a CDS encoding YihD family protein: MKCHRIEELLELMEPEWQKDQELNLLEFIIKLSKEAGYQGKLEELTDDVLIYHLKMRNSEKDEMIPGLKKDQEDDFKTAILKARGLL, encoded by the coding sequence ATGAAGTGTCATCGCATTGAAGAGCTGCTTGAGCTAATGGAACCTGAGTGGCAAAAAGATCAGGAGCTTAACTTGCTAGAGTTCATAATTAAGCTATCAAAAGAAGCAGGCTACCAAGGCAAGCTTGAAGAACTGACGGATGATGTTCTTATCTACCACCTAAAAATGCGTAACAGCGAAAAAGATGAAATGATACCGGGTCTGAAAAAAGACCAAGAAGATGATTTCAAAACTGCCATCCTAAAAGCACGTGGCCTCCTTTAA